In Lolium perenne isolate Kyuss_39 chromosome 5, Kyuss_2.0, whole genome shotgun sequence, the sequence gaagatccataatggctcccacatattcaacgatgactttagtgatcgaatgaaccattcacatacgataccaattccctttgtcacgcgatattttacttgtccgaggtttgatcatcggtatcactccataccttgttcaacctcgtctcctgacaagtactctttactcgtaccgtggtatgtggtctcttatgaacttattcatatgcttgcaagacattagacgacattccaccgagagggcccagagtatatctatccgtcatcgggatggacaaatcccactgttgatccatatgcctcaactcatactttccggatacttaatcccacctttataaccacccatttacgcagtggcgtttgatgtaatcaaagtacctttccggtataagtgatttacatgatctcatggtcataaggactaggtaactatgtatcgaaagcttatagcaaataacttaatgacgtgatcttatgctacgcttaattgggtgtgtccattacatcattcatacaatgatataaccttgttattaataacatccaatgttcatgattatgaaactaatcatctattaatcaacaagctagttaagaggcacactagggactctttgttgtttacatatcacatatgtatcaatgtttcggttaatacaattatagcatggtatataaacatttatcataaacatgaagatatataataaccacttttattattgcctcttgggcatatctccttcattcaaTTCTTCCACAGACAGACTAATGTCATTAGGAAGAAAGCTAGCAGGATTAGAAAGATGAAAATTAACAAGTCTTTTAGTTTCAACCTCCTTAATCTTATCAATGACAGCATCAACATTTTTTGTTTTAAGACCCAGGCTAATGCCAGCCTTATTTGCTTTATCAAGTAAAGAAGGATTATCAAGAGCAGCAAAAGAATTAGAAAATCCAAAGATCTTATTACCTTTGGGAATGTACAGGTTTTTTGCCTTCTTAAGGCTTGTGCTTTTTCAATAACACTCTTGCCATCTCTTGGAATTCTAGAGCTCATCCTAGTAGCTTGAACATGGCCCCAATGCTTCTTCTCCTTCCATGCCATGGGAGGCATGGTAAAATCAGgctagttttttcttttttctttttgaggGTAAGAAATCAGGCTAGAAAGGAGGCAAAAGGACGGGAGTCATTTCTTTTGCGTCAGGTTCAGCCCATTTCTGATGGGTCCAAGCCACAACGCTCCAATCCGCTGTGGTGGTCAGCCCACAACGGTCAAATCCATTTAGTTGTAGCACCTACTTCAGCCCGACCCAACCATACCTAATCAAAATCCGCGCCCTAAACTCCCACTTACTTTATTTTGAGAGAAATGTAATTGGTAATTTAGGACATCCTAAACTCCCAATTACACCCGCACCTTTATAAGCGCGGGATAAAATATCTCTCAAAAAAAGCGTGAATAAAAGACAAGGTAAACACGTTTTGCAGGtttaaaaagtaaaagaatacaTTGTGCAGATCAACCCCACGTATATTATTACACCATTTTCTTTTGCAAGGTCTAGTAGCGAGGCTCGCGCGACCTTAAATATTGTTTGCAACGTTTCAACATATATGTGTAACATAGTGTATAAAATTTAAATATAATGGCAATATAAACTAAATATGCTTTTTTTTAAATGTGAACCTACGCACATACTCAATGGTCGTATCTTCATCAATGTGAAGGTACTCGTCAGTGTAGTTGACCGAAatgccatatgcgataactctcagCGCTACAGACATCTTTTGATATGCCCTAAACCCAAGGAATTCGGTTGCATTTCTATTGCGCTTAAAATAGAAACGTTTTGCCTCGCGAGTTTTGATTGTCTCAAAAAAAGAGATCGACGCATTCAATAGGGGTGATGAAAGAGATGAGCCGGATATGTCGATACCTCGGTGATGAGCATGATGTGGCCGAGCGCGTGGTTTTGAGGAATGCAAATCGGGTCGAGTTTGGATCCCGGATAGCGCTTCTTCCTCCGATCCTTGAGCACCTCCGCGGCGAGTAGCACCACCATTTGCTCGACATCATTGTCAAGCAAATCCTCCAAATCCGAAGTAATCATCACTTGATCTCCCCTTTGTAGTGATGTGTTCTGATGGAGTGTCAATAACATCTCTCTGGTGTACTTTTTGGGGTCAAACTTTAGTAGCCATTGACACGATAATTAGTAAAAATGATCGATTGAACTACATGTATTGCCAGTTATTTCATCGAGTTCATATGTTGATTCCTCACTTCCTTGGTGCTCAACTGCACATCCATGTCATCTCTTTTCTTCGATAGTGAAGTTATTGGACATCCCGTGAACAAAACGGTGAGTGCGGCCCATGGTCAATGGAACGAGTGGTTTCATCAGAGTACTTGGACTTTCCAAGCAAAATTTTCCAATTTTAATAGTTCACACTATTGACAATTTTCTAGAAAAAAAACTTATATAAGGAAGCTTTGAATATCCATATATTCGATAAGCAGCTAAAATATGCAAGTAAAATTACTTCGCCCCTAATAGGTAATTATTCATAATGGTGGATTGCTACTTTACACACACATGTGCGCGCACAAATGCAGaagtactatgaatttattgaagAGACTAATGGAAGTAAATGATGAGTACGCTAGCTGCTCACTCAATGATAAGTGCACCTTCAACCCTTTTCTATACAGCCGCATGCTTGAGTCTTCAGTGCCTACTACAAATCTTCATGAAACCACGTACAACAGAAAAGTGGTTATAATTATAGAAAACAACATAGAGACATAATGGTCTATAATGAAGATATAACACATGTGTCTAAGAAGCGAGGATCTAAAATGGCTGAAGAAAGGCATTTAACTAAGACTGGCACAAGTTTAAGGTGTGTCTTACTTAAGAATGGGAGGCTCGGCGGAAAATTGATGGAATAAACTAGGAAATAGTGTTGCTCATTTGCTATGTGATCTTGACAAGACCTCTCTATTCAGTGGCATTTCTTCTATTGTTGTCATCATATTACTTCATTCCCGTTAAAACCGAGGCCTTTGATCTTCCACTGTTTTTCTCATTCTATCTCCATTTGTGTAAACTCCATTCCCACCATGAGATTTCATTCAAGAAAGTCGAAATGGATGGAATCAAATTGGATTGATACTTTCTTCATGATGATGTTTGGTTGCTTGCGACAATTAAGAAATATGTTATCACATTCATTCAAAGCTTGTTCAATGGACTAACATTGGATAATTTTCCAAATTTGACCAAGCATGGTAATCGATGCTCTAGAAGATTAAGCTAAGAGCATACACATGACATGGACCTAGGAGTAGCATGGAACTGTATCAAAGTTAATATATGATAATTATTATATATTTATGTGCATAATTCAGGATATGGTGTGTTGCACTTTATAGTAGTTTTCCACCGTAACTGGAAAAAATTATGTGTGTATCTCTCAAAAATATAGTTTTCCATAACTGTCACAACTATAATGTACTTATTTAGTGATGATCTTATGTGTATGTGGTTCAAAACTGAACAAGGAGACAGAAAATAAAGAAACGACGCAATACTGCCTCGCCATTAGAAAACAAAATTTTAACCTAGAAGTACCAGCAAAATCATATCAACTACATTCAGCCGTTTGACAAAATTAAGGGGGCTACAGAGATAAAATAAAAGTAGTTACAAGAAAGGTGTTGATTCGAAGTCATGGTAAGGTACTACTCTATCCAGAGATCTAAGATTTATGCCTTGAACAACCCAAAGTTAAGTTAATAATGTGCTAGGCCCATTCCATTTACTTGCAACCCATAGCCTATGCAGGTATAGCTATATATAACCATTCGACGCGCAAAAAAACCCACTCGTGGTTTGGTTTCTTCACCGAAATTAGAGCAAGGAGGGAtttgtatgtgtgtgtgtgtttcctTCTTTTTTTTCCACTCTCCATGATGTTAACTAGGAATGAGTTGCATCAAGAACTTGTGATGTTCATGGAAACCAATTCTTGGTTCCTAATGCAACATGAGTTGTACACTTGATGCTGATGGGACCTCAATGGACTGGGTTCTCCAAAGCGGATGAACCAGCCTTAGACATTGGGCTAGGAGGGATTAAGTGATACCATCTCTCACTGTTGAGTTTCAGGTAGTACGATAACAATAGGACTGGCATTTCAACCTGGTACTACTTTGTATATAGACTTTTATCACTCTGTAATGGTTTATAGAACTTAGTTTTCTAAACCAGCCTATTAATTTTCACGGACCTTAACTTATTCTCCGATGTATGTACGGTCCGGTTCAAACTTTGGTTGTAGTGTTTCTGTCTACCTCTAGCTCCGGATTAATTTATCCATCTCCTAACTCCACTCTTGCAAGAAATGAACTTCTTCCAGCGGCACAAGTGGAGGGGTGTGTTTCTATGAAGAAAAAAACCTGCTCTACTTTGAACTAGAACCTAAAACATGTCTTTTCTGCTTTGTATTTCTCTAGAGAACTCAAAATGTCTTCATGATAAACTTGAAGGTGAAATATGCTTCTGTTGAAAAAACTTTGTATCATTTCCGTGGACAGTTGGTTCCTTAGCATGCCTTTGATGCCGATGAACTCGTGTTAAAATTTGTAATCCATCCTTTTCAAAATTTCTAGATCTTGCTTGTATTCCTAAATCATCAATTTGACCTACGAAGTATTTCTTGTCCTTCATGCAGCACAACAACATGGTTGTGCAATTCTACAAACGATCGCGTTGTTCAAGATGGGGACGAGGACGCCTTCGTGCCGGTCTGCTGCATCTCCCAGCTGAAGCTCGCCGACttgccgtcctcctcctcctcgccgccatCGCAGCTGTCTCCGGCATATGAGTTGGCACTTCTAAAGAATTAACATGCTGTTGTGATTGCTGTTGATAGAACATATTTAGTTTTGTGAACAAGTTCGTTCCCTGTTTATTTTCACGGACTCTAACTTATTATCCGATGAGAACGATGATAACCAAGTTGCCTAACTAGTGGAGGGGTGTGTTTCTACGAAGAAAAAACCCTGCTCTACTCTGAACTAGAACCTAAAACGTGTCTTTTCTGCTTCGTTCTTCTCTAGAGAACTAAAATGTCTTCATGAGAAACTTGAAGGTATTTGTTGAACAAACTTTGTGTCATTTCCGTGGACAGTTGGTTCCTTAGCATGCCTTTTGATGCCGATCAAGTAGGTGTTAAAATTTGTAATCCATCCTTTTCAGGGTTTGTAGATCCCGCTTGTATCCATGAAACAACTCAATTACTCACATCAGTTCAGTTACTTTCAGCACAATCCACCTCAAAAAATTACATTTCTCAGTCTCAGGTCTCTCCTTCGCTGTACACAGGGGAAAAAAGCCTCAATCCCGAATCCTCAGTTACGTTGTTCTGGTCCTACATGCAGCACTGCAGCATGGCTGTGCAAATCTACAACCGATCGATAGCGGTGTTCAAGACGACGACGCCGCCTTCGTGCCAGTCTGCTGCACCTCCCAGCTGTAGCTCGCTGACttgccgtcctcctcctcctcctcgccgccgtcgcAGCTGTCTCCGGCGGTCGCCGACACGTCGCGGCTGGACCCGGTTGTCATCAGACGCAGGGGCCCCTGGGGCGAGCCCGACTGCGACGTGCTGTGCTGTGACGTGGTGTACTGCTCCGGCGGCGGCCAGACGCTTGCGGACTGCTGCTGCCGATGGCCGTCGGATGTTCGCCGCGTGTGTAGCCTGTATTTCTGCAGTGTTTTTTTTGTACACGTGGTCAATGCTCCAATGCTTGATGGTGAGGATCACGGTAGCTGGTGTGGTGTGAGTGGATCAGATGGGAACAAACCTGCAGATGGCTCTTGACCTCGTCGTTGGTGAGCCCATCCACCTTCATCATGTCCCTGATCTGCTTCGGAGTGGCAACTGCGTCTACATCAATCACAACAACATGTTAATTGTTCGGACCAACCCAGCAAACATTTTAATTGCTGGTGCTGTGGCTCCCGTGGGTCGAGAGCTACGCGGAGCTCAGCTCCTCTTGTCCGTCAACGGAAAGTGTGGTTTCATCGGCGTACTTGGACTTTCCGAGCTAATTttcccaattttgatagttcacaCTCTTGGCAATTTTCTAGGAAGAAACTAATATAAGTAGGAAGCTTATATAAGTAAGCTTTGAATAGCCATATATACGATACGCTGCTAAAATATGTAGGTCAAATTACATCGCTCCTAATAGGTAGTTGTTCATAATGGTAGGTTGCAACTTTACACACACATGTGCCCAAATGCAGAAGTACTCTGAATTTATTGAAGAGGCTAATGGAGGTAAATGATGAGTACTCTACTCACTCAATGATAAGTGCACATTTGACGCTTTTCTATACAGCCACATGTTTGAGTCTTCAGTGCCTTTACTACAAATCTTCATGAAACCATGTACAATAGAGAAGTGGTAacaatctatctattatatactaaaagcaaaataagggaGTTTAATAGAGCCACCATATTAAGCCACACCATCCAAATTATTTTAACAGTTAGATATAAAATAAGTGGCTATGATTTAATGAAAGATTATTGTGTACGTAACAGTTTATAGTCCCATTAACACGTTTAATATATGGAGAGACCCGTGTCTCCGTATTGTTTTTGGCCAGTCCATAGAATTGTTTTAAACAAGGTGGATCCTTCTAATTAATTAACCTACTAATCCTTTTATTTGCGACCGGACCGGATACTCCAATTAGATAACTCCATTCACCCCCAAAAAAAAAGCTACCCAGCTAGCTCCCCATCAGAGATTTCGACCATACAAAAAAAAA encodes:
- the LOC139831217 gene encoding transcription factor HHO6-like, which encodes MMKVDGLTNDEVKSHLQKYRLHTRRTSDGHRQQQSASVWPPPEQYTTSQHSTSQSGSPQGPLRLMTTGSSRDVSATAGDSCDGGEEEEEDGKSASYSWEVQQTGTKAASSS